From a single Streptomyces liliifuscus genomic region:
- a CDS encoding S8 family peptidase, with translation MRRHHALWAVAGAAGLLAGAVTPATAGPGDTVTKSDATTRTGAGTGAVSRAGTTQTVTLLTGDTVSLTAGPDGKYAVDVRRGKGREAATFLSTERDGEISVLPADAIPLVQAGRLDPALFNITQLVKQGYSDATTGTTPLIATYTKGSATPDGARRTLALPGIDGAALSAKKSTAFWADIAPALGAEPTTKAAKQLGDGIAKIWLDAKVKVSLDKSVPQIGAPEVWQSGYDGRGVKVAVLDTGVDTGHPDLAGKLAETKSFVPDQTVQDGHGHGTHVASTIAGSGAASDGKRKGVAPGTELLVGKVLGNDGRGQTSWILDGMDWAARSGAKIVSMSLGGDASGPSDVLSETVDELSASTGALFVIASGNSGPSEKTVGTPGIADSALTVGAVDGSDKLASFSSRGPRLGDSAIKPEITAPGVGITAARSLGTNMPGSTPVDDRYTTASGTSMATPHVSGTAALVAQAHPDWTGQQIKQALATTAKTSPDASVFEQGDGRVDAVRAVGQGVFATPALSFGQYEADGAEAASKDITYTNTTDKAVELKLASSLTEAALGADVVTVPAKGTATVTVTVDPAEEAEGRYTGHVTASADGVRVTTAVGFEKLPKTYDLKVSLVNRSGQPSTSASLFVLQELNGAYPDSHGFLGRGYTFKVPAGTYSMATWIPERDAAGLEVATSVVGDPEIKVDKDTEVVFDARKAVEIKPRTKENSEFQGFSTNWHREGPGTAFGATYAQNWWTDRVYVAPTEKVTEGLFEFSSKFRLYEKELTASVSSPEKYALPLDYSQNDSLPVKFSGKRTVRAVDAGSGTAADFQGLDVKGKVAVVRLAAGKTADEALANATEAGAGYVIAYQEKPGYWISWVDSATIPLMVATGEDGAKLGALLKSGKKVTLKLDGTAVSPYVYNVMFPQTGAISKNQTYSLNSSNTVQQKVRYHGSRAGDVGKDAVYRYRPWQGAAIETSQYAPLGTTRTEYYNVDPDTRIWNTVTPNWQTGRGQWNDLRTFDKAGRAPTEEWLRQVVRPATSERYGLSQRTGDKLALRVPELSDATPGHYASVDGAQDTAKGTLYADGKLVGNSALGGYGTFDVPATKASYRFVLDAQRKADWATYSTSTHTEWSFASAHTNQQTALPLLSVDYGLDGLDLLNRAEAKRKSKLELSVRDQKSGITARELKAWVSYDDGVSWKEVKVRGGKAELKHPKGAEFVSLRVRAADREGNTVDQTVLRAFGLK, from the coding sequence ATGCGAAGACACCACGCCCTCTGGGCCGTGGCCGGAGCTGCCGGACTGCTCGCGGGGGCAGTCACGCCCGCGACGGCCGGTCCCGGAGACACGGTCACCAAGTCCGACGCGACCACGAGGACCGGAGCGGGAACCGGAGCGGTATCCCGCGCCGGGACCACGCAGACCGTCACCCTCCTCACAGGCGACACGGTGTCGCTCACCGCCGGTCCGGACGGCAAGTACGCCGTCGACGTCCGGCGCGGCAAGGGCCGCGAGGCCGCCACCTTCCTGTCCACCGAACGCGACGGCGAGATCAGCGTGCTGCCGGCGGACGCGATCCCGCTGGTCCAGGCCGGCCGCCTCGATCCGGCCCTGTTCAACATCACCCAGCTGGTGAAGCAGGGGTACAGCGACGCCACGACCGGCACCACCCCGCTCATCGCCACCTACACGAAGGGCAGCGCGACGCCCGACGGCGCACGCCGCACACTCGCACTCCCGGGGATCGACGGAGCAGCACTGAGCGCGAAGAAGTCCACCGCCTTCTGGGCGGACATCGCCCCCGCGCTCGGCGCCGAACCCACCACGAAGGCCGCGAAGCAGCTCGGCGACGGCATCGCCAAGATCTGGCTGGACGCCAAGGTGAAGGTGTCCCTCGACAAGAGCGTCCCGCAGATCGGCGCGCCCGAGGTGTGGCAGTCGGGCTACGACGGCAGGGGCGTCAAGGTCGCCGTCCTGGACACGGGCGTGGACACCGGCCACCCGGATCTGGCGGGAAAGCTCGCGGAGACGAAGAGCTTCGTACCGGACCAGACCGTGCAGGACGGCCACGGCCACGGCACCCATGTCGCGTCCACGATCGCCGGTTCCGGCGCCGCCTCCGACGGCAAGCGCAAGGGCGTGGCACCCGGTACGGAGCTGCTGGTCGGCAAGGTACTGGGCAACGACGGCCGCGGCCAGACCTCCTGGATCCTCGACGGCATGGACTGGGCCGCGCGCTCCGGTGCGAAGATCGTCTCGATGTCGCTGGGCGGTGACGCGTCCGGCCCCTCCGACGTGCTGAGTGAGACCGTGGACGAGTTGTCCGCGTCCACCGGCGCCCTCTTCGTGATCGCGTCGGGTAACTCGGGCCCGTCCGAGAAGACGGTCGGCACCCCGGGCATCGCGGACTCCGCGCTGACCGTGGGCGCGGTCGATGGGTCCGACAAGCTGGCCTCGTTCTCCAGCCGCGGCCCACGGCTCGGCGACTCGGCCATCAAGCCGGAGATCACCGCGCCGGGCGTGGGGATCACGGCGGCCCGTTCCCTTGGCACGAACATGCCGGGGAGCACGCCTGTCGACGACAGGTACACGACGGCGAGCGGCACGTCGATGGCGACGCCGCATGTCTCGGGCACCGCGGCACTGGTGGCGCAGGCGCATCCCGACTGGACGGGACAGCAGATCAAGCAGGCTCTGGCCACCACTGCCAAGACCAGCCCCGACGCCTCCGTGTTCGAGCAGGGCGACGGCCGCGTCGACGCCGTACGGGCGGTCGGGCAGGGCGTCTTCGCCACCCCGGCGCTCAGCTTCGGCCAATACGAGGCCGACGGAGCCGAGGCCGCGAGCAAGGACATCACGTACACCAATACCACCGACAAGGCAGTGGAGTTGAAGCTGGCGTCCTCGCTCACCGAGGCCGCCCTGGGCGCGGATGTCGTGACGGTCCCCGCGAAGGGCACCGCCACCGTCACGGTCACGGTCGACCCGGCCGAGGAGGCCGAGGGCCGGTACACGGGCCATGTCACCGCGAGCGCCGACGGCGTCCGGGTCACCACGGCCGTCGGCTTCGAGAAACTGCCGAAGACCTACGACCTGAAGGTCTCGCTGGTGAACCGGAGCGGCCAGCCGTCGACCTCGGCGTCGCTCTTCGTGCTGCAGGAGCTGAACGGCGCGTACCCGGACAGCCACGGGTTCCTCGGCCGCGGCTACACCTTCAAGGTGCCGGCCGGTACGTACTCCATGGCGACCTGGATCCCGGAGCGGGACGCGGCCGGACTGGAGGTCGCCACCTCCGTCGTCGGTGATCCGGAGATCAAGGTCGACAAGGACACCGAGGTCGTCTTCGACGCGCGCAAGGCCGTCGAGATCAAGCCGAGGACGAAGGAGAACTCCGAGTTCCAGGGCTTCAGCACCAACTGGCACCGGGAAGGGCCCGGAACCGCCTTCGGAGCGACCTACGCCCAGAACTGGTGGACCGACCGCGTCTATGTCGCTCCGACCGAGAAGGTCACCGAGGGCCTGTTCGAGTTCTCCTCCAAGTTCCGTCTGTACGAGAAGGAGCTGACGGCGAGCGTCAGCAGTCCCGAGAAGTACGCGCTGCCTCTCGACTACTCGCAGAACGACAGCCTTCCGGTGAAGTTCAGCGGAAAGCGCACGGTGCGGGCAGTGGACGCTGGCAGCGGCACCGCGGCCGACTTCCAGGGGCTCGACGTCAAGGGCAAGGTGGCGGTGGTCCGGCTGGCCGCCGGGAAGACCGCGGACGAGGCGCTGGCCAACGCGACCGAGGCCGGGGCCGGTTACGTCATCGCGTACCAGGAGAAGCCCGGGTACTGGATCTCCTGGGTGGACAGCGCGACGATCCCGCTGATGGTGGCCACCGGCGAGGACGGTGCGAAGCTCGGCGCGCTGCTGAAGAGCGGGAAGAAGGTCACGCTGAAACTGGACGGCACCGCGGTCAGCCCGTACGTCTACAACGTGATGTTCCCGCAGACCGGCGCCATCTCGAAGAACCAGACGTACTCACTGAACAGCTCCAACACCGTGCAGCAGAAGGTGCGTTACCACGGGAGCCGGGCCGGTGACGTCGGCAAGGACGCCGTCTACCGGTACCGCCCGTGGCAGGGCGCCGCCATCGAGACCAGCCAGTACGCCCCCCTGGGCACGACACGCACCGAGTACTACAACGTCGATCCCGACACCCGCATCTGGAACACCGTCACCCCGAACTGGCAGACCGGCAGGGGTCAGTGGAACGACCTGCGGACCTTCGACAAGGCGGGCAGGGCGCCCACCGAGGAGTGGCTGCGGCAGGTCGTCCGCCCGGCGACCAGCGAGCGGTACGGCCTCTCCCAGCGCACCGGTGACAAACTCGCCCTCAGGGTGCCGGAGTTGAGCGACGCGACACCGGGTCACTACGCGAGTGTGGACGGCGCCCAGGACACCGCGAAGGGCACGTTGTACGCGGACGGGAAGCTGGTCGGCAACAGCGCGCTAGGCGGCTACGGCACGTTCGACGTCCCGGCGACGAAGGCCTCGTACCGCTTCGTGCTCGATGCGCAGCGCAAGGCCGACTGGGCCACGTACTCCACCAGCACCCACACCGAATGGTCCTTCGCGTCGGCGCACACGAACCAGCAGACCGCGCTGCCGCTGCTCTCCGTCGACTACGGCCTGGACGGGCTCGACCTGCTCAACCGGGCGGAGGCGAAGCGGAAGTCGAAGCTCGAACTCTCCGTGCGGGACCAGAAGTCGGGCATCACGGCCCGTGAACTGAAGGCCTGGGTGTCGTACGACGACGGCGTGTCCTGGAAGGAGGTGAAGGTCCGGGGCGGCAAGGCGGAACTCAAGCACCCGAAGGGCGCCGAGTTCGTGTCCCTGCGCGTACGGGCCGCCGACCGGGAGGGCAACACGGTCGACCAGACCGTCCTGCGGGCCTTCGGCCTGAAGTAG
- a CDS encoding sensor histidine kinase: protein MSSRLRLRLRLRPSGRSQRDRSPRGRSLRARLPLLVGVTLVAVCVVTALTVFLVQRAYLLGDLDQRVTNAAERVQGGARGTTPVTDLAFPDQRGQAVGTIAATLEADGYVSAARVVPQDGDPRNLSATQRAALDGIEPDGSLHTRTVPGLGTYRVTALADSGHAVLTGLPMDGVQDMIRDLVVVEAVVGAVGLAAAGCVCAVVIRRQLRPLGRVAAAAVEVSRSPLDRGGAIGPTPASGLTRVSERDTDPASEAGQVGAALNRMIDHVESSLAQRQHGEEEIRRSEERTRRLLADASHELRTPLAAIAGYAELMNRDADMIEPTLAWRRVSAESARMTGLVEDLLLLARLDEGRLSHSAEADLAALVADAVWDARAAGGDHDWQLGLLLDTPALVVGDEARLHQVVANLLANARMHTPVGTTVVTSVEATDERRVIRVRDNGPGIPPALLPRVFERFTRADVSRSRPDARSGGSGLGLAIAAAITQAHGGRIAVESEPGRTEFTIELPPVGMPRLLPVDTVSAPSTPTRTEAPTPTQPQTQAQTPAPPPTPAPTRAPDIASSSMS from the coding sequence ATGAGTTCGCGGCTGCGGCTGCGGCTGCGGCTCCGGCCGTCCGGGCGGTCGCAGCGGGACCGTTCCCCGCGCGGGCGCTCGCTGCGGGCCCGCCTTCCGCTGCTCGTCGGAGTCACGCTCGTCGCGGTGTGCGTGGTGACGGCGCTCACCGTCTTCCTCGTCCAACGCGCCTATCTGCTCGGCGATCTGGACCAGCGAGTCACCAACGCCGCCGAGCGCGTGCAGGGCGGTGCAAGGGGCACCACCCCCGTCACGGACCTGGCGTTCCCCGACCAGCGAGGTCAGGCCGTCGGCACGATCGCGGCCACGCTCGAAGCCGACGGGTACGTGTCCGCCGCCCGGGTCGTCCCCCAGGACGGCGACCCGCGAAATCTCAGCGCCACCCAACGTGCCGCCCTCGACGGCATCGAGCCCGACGGCTCCCTGCACACCAGGACCGTGCCCGGCCTCGGCACCTACCGGGTCACCGCCCTCGCCGACAGCGGGCACGCCGTCCTCACCGGCCTGCCGATGGACGGCGTACAGGACATGATCCGGGACCTGGTCGTGGTCGAGGCCGTGGTCGGCGCCGTCGGTCTCGCCGCCGCGGGCTGCGTCTGCGCCGTCGTCATACGACGTCAACTGCGGCCGCTGGGACGGGTCGCCGCGGCCGCCGTCGAGGTCTCCCGCTCGCCCCTGGACCGGGGCGGGGCCATCGGCCCGACCCCCGCGTCCGGCCTCACCCGCGTGTCCGAACGGGACACCGACCCCGCCAGCGAGGCAGGCCAGGTCGGCGCCGCGCTCAACCGCATGATCGACCACGTGGAGTCCTCGCTCGCCCAACGGCAGCATGGCGAGGAGGAGATCCGCCGCAGCGAGGAACGCACACGCCGCCTCCTCGCCGACGCCAGCCATGAACTCCGTACGCCACTCGCGGCCATCGCCGGATACGCGGAACTGATGAACCGCGACGCGGACATGATCGAGCCCACGCTGGCCTGGCGGAGGGTCTCCGCCGAGTCGGCGCGCATGACCGGCCTCGTGGAGGACCTGCTGCTGCTCGCCCGACTGGACGAGGGACGGTTGTCGCACTCCGCCGAGGCGGATCTCGCGGCCCTGGTCGCCGACGCGGTGTGGGACGCGCGGGCCGCCGGGGGCGACCACGACTGGCAGCTCGGGCTGCTCCTCGACACCCCGGCGCTCGTCGTCGGCGACGAGGCCCGGCTGCATCAGGTGGTGGCCAATCTGTTGGCCAACGCGCGTATGCACACACCTGTGGGCACGACCGTCGTCACCTCGGTCGAGGCCACGGACGAGCGCCGCGTCATCCGGGTACGCGACAACGGCCCCGGCATTCCGCCCGCCCTGCTCCCCAGGGTCTTCGAACGCTTCACCCGCGCCGACGTCTCGCGCTCCCGCCCGGACGCCAGGTCCGGCGGCTCCGGTCTGGGCCTCGCCATCGCGGCGGCGATCACACAGGCGCACGGGGGCCGGATCGCGGTCGAGAGCGAGCCGGGACGCACGGAGTTCACCATCGAACTGCCACCCGTCGGGATGCCCCGACTGCTGCCCGTGGACACGGTCTCGGCCCCTTCGACGCCGACCCGGACCGAGGCGCCGACCCCGACTCAGCCCCAGACCCAGGCCCAGACGCCCGCACCACCCCCCACCCCAGCACCGACACGAGCCCCGGACATCGCCTCCTCGTCCATGAGCTGA
- a CDS encoding response regulator transcription factor, whose translation MVNTAYGTAGQNTAGRAPAASPWAAVGVSAFQERVYQAILHQPDAGAAGWALLTGGSPAQVRETCNQLLGLGLLQPPDSMGGLRAVDPRVAVRALIRRRETESELLAATAEEMGTAYEAGLLREEPSRLIEVASGEGAIAARLEEMYARAEREVCLFDTPPYLAPPAPQADLQADLLRRGIVSRGVYAATALEDPKILSRTWKMVELGEQARVLPSVPLKLLVVDGCRAMLPLTASAAGGYCAVVVWHSAVTEALQKLFEMAWQQATPLGQPTGDGELLESERTLIRLLAAGMKDEAVARHLGVSLRTLRRRVSELQDRLGAASRFQLGVRAAQRGWV comes from the coding sequence ATGGTGAACACGGCATATGGCACGGCGGGACAGAACACGGCGGGACGCGCCCCTGCCGCGAGCCCTTGGGCCGCGGTGGGGGTGTCCGCCTTCCAGGAGCGGGTGTACCAGGCGATCCTCCATCAGCCCGACGCCGGTGCCGCCGGCTGGGCCCTGCTGACCGGCGGCTCGCCGGCCCAGGTGCGCGAGACCTGCAACCAACTCCTCGGGCTCGGGCTGCTCCAGCCGCCGGACTCCATGGGCGGGTTACGGGCGGTCGACCCCCGGGTCGCGGTGCGCGCGCTCATCCGCCGGCGCGAGACGGAGTCCGAACTGCTCGCGGCCACCGCCGAGGAGATGGGCACCGCGTACGAGGCCGGGCTGCTGCGGGAGGAACCGTCCCGGCTGATCGAGGTCGCCTCCGGCGAAGGCGCCATCGCGGCACGTCTGGAGGAGATGTACGCACGCGCCGAACGGGAGGTGTGCCTCTTCGACACGCCGCCGTATCTCGCCCCGCCGGCACCGCAGGCGGATCTCCAGGCCGATCTGCTGCGCCGCGGGATCGTCTCTCGCGGGGTGTACGCGGCGACGGCCCTGGAGGACCCGAAGATACTGTCCCGCACCTGGAAGATGGTGGAACTCGGTGAGCAGGCGCGGGTGTTGCCGTCCGTGCCCCTCAAGCTGCTGGTGGTCGACGGGTGCCGGGCGATGCTGCCGCTGACCGCCTCGGCGGCGGGCGGCTACTGCGCCGTCGTGGTGTGGCACTCGGCGGTCACCGAAGCCCTGCAGAAGCTCTTCGAAATGGCCTGGCAGCAGGCGACACCGCTCGGCCAGCCGACCGGCGACGGTGAACTCCTGGAAAGCGAGCGGACGTTGATCCGGTTGCTGGCGGCCGGGATGAAGGACGAGGCGGTGGCCCGCCATCTGGGAGTGAGCCTGCGAACCCTGCGGCGGCGGGTGAGTGAACTGCAGGACCGGCTGGGGGCGGCGAGCAGGTTCCAACTGGGGGTACGGGCTGCCCAACGCGGCTGGGTGTAA
- a CDS encoding S8 family peptidase translates to MRRLHALWAVAGAAALLAGVITPAMAGPESPVTDPGATPVPSVTTPGATGTQTVTLLTGDTVSITAGADGRNAVDVRRGKGREAATFLSSEREGEISVIPADAVPLLRAGRLDPALFNITQLVKQGYADARTGATPVIATYSKGSETPNGARRTLALPGIDGAALSAKKSTAFWADIAPSLGTEPTTKAAKQLGDGIEKIWLDAKVKASLDVSVPQIGAPDVWQSGYDGKGVKVAVLDTGVDTGHPDLAGKVAESQSFVPDQAVQDGHGHGTHVASTIVGSGAASDGKRKGVAPGAELLVGKVLGNDGRGQSSWIIAGMEWAARSGAKIVSMSLGGTASGPSDALSQSVDELSASTGALFVVAAGNTGPYEQTIGTPGIADSALTVGAVDKDDKLAPFSSRGPRLGDSAVKPEITAPGAAITAARASGTSMGTPVDANYTTAGGTSMATPHVSGAAALVAQAHPDWTGQQIKQSLASTAKTNADNSVFEQGDGRVDAVRAVRQGVFATPALSFGKFEDGDAGVVSKDITYTNTTDTAVELKVASSLAAAVPGDGTVTVPAKGTATVPVGVDPAKEAQGRYTGHVTATADGIQVTTAVGFEKAPKTYDLKVSLLGRDGKPPTGGSIYTLMELNGAYPDEYGFLGSGWTWQVPAGTYSMSTWIPDRDAGGTAVGTSVVINPEIKVGKDTEVVLDARKAVEIKPKTKQDSEFQGFSTNVHREGPGSGWGLTYSQGFWTDHVYVTPTEKVTEGTLEFSAKFRLYAKELTASVTSPEKVELSSLYYSQTYNDFPLKISGDRKVQAVDAGGGTEADFAGLDVKGKLAVVRVGAADRAQSALDNATEAGAGYLIVYRDKPGFWVEAVDRATTVPLMIATGEEGAKLTGLLQNGKQSGKKVTLKLGGTPVSPYVYNLLAAQSGSVSADQTYSLDRSNTVKRPARYHGATAGEIGADALYTFRPWQLFGIESSVYMQLGTERDEYYYVDPDTRTWHVVYPNWNTFRGQWSPLRTFSRPATEPTENWLRQVIRPGTSEEYGLSVREGDKVTLSVAELTDSTPGHYGYIDGTDSTAKGKLYADGKLVGDSTLGGYGIFNVAPDKASYRFELDVQRRAAWAKYSTSTHTEWTFASAHTDAESALPLLTVGIAPEGLDLLNRARSDRELEIGLPVANQLGSVRAKTLKAWASYDDGASWKEVKVEKGQARFKPAKGAESVSLRVRATDRDGNAIDQTVLRALGLK, encoded by the coding sequence ATGCGAAGACTCCACGCCCTCTGGGCCGTGGCAGGAGCAGCCGCACTGCTTGCGGGGGTCATCACCCCGGCGATGGCCGGCCCCGAGTCCCCGGTCACCGATCCGGGTGCCACGCCCGTGCCGAGCGTCACCACACCAGGCGCCACCGGCACCCAGACCGTCACCCTTCTCACCGGCGACACCGTGTCGATCACCGCGGGGGCGGACGGCAGGAACGCCGTCGACGTCCGGCGCGGCAAGGGCCGTGAGGCCGCCACCTTCCTGTCCAGCGAGCGCGAGGGCGAGATCAGCGTCATCCCCGCGGACGCCGTCCCGCTGCTCCGGGCGGGCCGTCTCGACCCGGCCCTGTTCAACATCACCCAGTTGGTGAAGCAGGGCTACGCCGATGCCAGGACCGGCGCCACCCCGGTCATCGCCACCTACAGCAAGGGCAGCGAGACTCCGAACGGAGCGCGCCGCACGCTCGCGCTGCCCGGCATCGACGGCGCGGCACTCAGCGCGAAGAAGTCCACCGCCTTCTGGGCGGACATCGCCCCCTCGCTCGGCACCGAACCCACCACGAAGGCCGCGAAGCAGCTCGGCGACGGCATCGAGAAGATCTGGCTGGACGCCAAGGTGAAGGCGTCCCTGGACGTGAGCGTCCCTCAGATCGGCGCGCCCGATGTGTGGCAGTCGGGCTACGACGGCAAGGGCGTCAAGGTCGCCGTCCTGGACACGGGCGTGGACACCGGGCACCCGGACCTCGCGGGGAAGGTCGCCGAGTCCCAGAGCTTCGTACCGGACCAGGCGGTGCAGGACGGTCATGGCCACGGCACGCATGTGGCGTCCACGATCGTCGGTTCGGGCGCGGCCTCGGACGGCAAACGCAAGGGAGTCGCGCCGGGCGCCGAGCTGCTGGTCGGCAAGGTGCTGGGCAACGACGGCCGGGGCCAGTCCTCGTGGATCATCGCGGGCATGGAGTGGGCGGCCCGCTCCGGTGCGAAGATCGTGTCGATGTCGCTGGGCGGTACGGCGTCGGGCCCCTCCGACGCGCTCAGCCAGAGCGTCGACGAGCTCTCCGCCTCCACGGGCGCCCTCTTCGTCGTCGCGGCGGGCAACACCGGCCCGTACGAGCAGACCATCGGCACCCCGGGCATCGCCGACTCGGCGCTGACGGTGGGCGCGGTCGACAAGGACGACAAGCTCGCCCCGTTCTCCAGTCGCGGCCCGCGTCTCGGCGACTCCGCGGTCAAGCCGGAGATCACCGCCCCGGGCGCGGCCATCACGGCGGCCCGCGCCTCGGGCACCTCCATGGGTACGCCGGTCGACGCCAACTACACGACGGCGGGAGGCACTTCGATGGCGACGCCGCATGTCTCGGGCGCGGCGGCCCTGGTCGCGCAGGCCCATCCGGACTGGACGGGACAGCAGATCAAGCAGTCCCTCGCCAGTACGGCGAAGACGAACGCCGACAACTCCGTGTTCGAGCAGGGCGACGGCCGGGTCGACGCTGTACGGGCGGTCCGGCAGGGCGTCTTCGCGACTCCGGCACTGAGCTTCGGCAAGTTCGAGGACGGTGACGCCGGGGTCGTCAGCAAGGACATCACGTACACCAACACCACTGACACGGCAGTGGAGTTGAAGGTCGCCTCGTCGCTCGCCGCGGCCGTCCCGGGCGACGGTACGGTGACGGTTCCGGCCAAGGGCACCGCCACGGTCCCGGTCGGCGTCGACCCCGCGAAGGAGGCCCAGGGGCGGTACACGGGCCATGTCACTGCGACCGCCGACGGCATCCAGGTCACCACGGCCGTCGGCTTCGAGAAGGCGCCCAAGACGTACGACCTCAAGGTCTCGCTCCTGGGCCGCGACGGCAAGCCGCCCACCGGGGGCTCGATCTACACGCTGATGGAGCTGAACGGCGCCTACCCCGACGAGTACGGCTTCCTCGGCTCCGGCTGGACCTGGCAGGTTCCGGCGGGCACCTACTCCATGTCGACCTGGATCCCGGACCGCGACGCGGGTGGGACGGCCGTCGGCACCTCGGTGGTCATCAACCCCGAGATCAAGGTCGGCAAGGACACGGAGGTCGTGCTGGACGCCCGCAAGGCAGTGGAGATCAAGCCGAAGACCAAGCAGGACTCCGAGTTCCAGGGCTTCAGCACCAATGTGCACCGCGAGGGGCCGGGCAGCGGCTGGGGCCTCACCTACAGCCAGGGCTTCTGGACCGACCACGTCTATGTGACGCCGACCGAGAAGGTCACCGAGGGAACCCTGGAGTTCTCCGCCAAGTTCCGGCTCTACGCGAAGGAGTTGACGGCGAGCGTCACCAGCCCCGAGAAGGTCGAGCTGTCCTCGCTCTACTACTCCCAGACCTACAACGACTTCCCGTTGAAGATCAGCGGCGACCGCAAGGTCCAGGCGGTGGACGCGGGCGGCGGTACCGAGGCCGACTTCGCGGGGCTCGACGTCAAGGGCAAGCTCGCGGTGGTCAGGGTCGGCGCCGCGGACCGCGCACAGAGCGCCCTGGACAACGCGACCGAGGCCGGGGCCGGTTACCTCATCGTGTACCGCGACAAGCCCGGTTTCTGGGTCGAGGCCGTGGACCGCGCGACCACCGTCCCGCTGATGATCGCCACCGGCGAGGAGGGTGCCAAGCTCACCGGCCTGCTGCAGAACGGCAAGCAGAGCGGCAAGAAGGTCACGCTCAAGCTGGGTGGCACGCCGGTCAGTCCGTACGTCTACAACCTGCTCGCCGCGCAGAGCGGATCCGTCTCCGCGGACCAGACGTACAGCCTGGACAGGTCCAACACGGTGAAGCGGCCTGCCCGTTACCACGGAGCCACGGCCGGCGAGATAGGCGCGGACGCCCTGTACACCTTCCGCCCCTGGCAGCTCTTCGGCATCGAGAGCAGCGTGTACATGCAGCTGGGCACGGAACGCGACGAGTACTACTACGTCGACCCCGACACCCGTACCTGGCACGTCGTCTACCCCAACTGGAATACGTTCAGGGGTCAGTGGAGCCCGCTGCGGACCTTCAGCCGGCCGGCCACCGAGCCGACCGAGAACTGGCTGCGCCAGGTGATCCGTCCCGGAACCAGCGAGGAGTACGGCCTCTCCGTGCGCGAAGGTGACAAAGTCACCCTCTCCGTGGCCGAGTTGACCGACTCCACGCCGGGCCACTACGGATACATCGACGGCACCGACAGCACCGCGAAGGGCAAGCTCTACGCGGACGGAAAACTGGTCGGCGACTCGACGCTCGGCGGCTACGGAATCTTCAACGTGGCGCCGGACAAGGCCTCGTACCGCTTCGAGCTGGATGTGCAACGCCGGGCCGCCTGGGCGAAGTACTCCACGAGCACGCACACCGAGTGGACCTTCGCCTCGGCGCACACCGACGCCGAGAGCGCGCTGCCGCTGCTCACCGTCGGCATCGCCCCCGAGGGCCTCGACCTCCTCAACCGGGCCAGGAGCGACCGGGAGTTGGAGATCGGGCTGCCGGTCGCGAACCAGCTGGGAAGCGTCCGGGCCAAGACGCTCAAGGCCTGGGCCTCCTACGACGACGGCGCGTCCTGGAAGGAGGTGAAGGTCGAGAAGGGCCAGGCGCGGTTCAAGCCCGCGAAGGGCGCCGAGTCGGTGTCGCTGCGCGTGCGGGCCACGGACCGGGACGGCAACGCGATCGACCAGACCGTGCTGCGGGCCCTCGGCCTGAAGTAG